The DNA sequence ATGCGTGTGGGGGCGGTAGAACGAGATGACGCAACGGCGGTTGGACGTGCGGGACACCAGATTGCATTGGTGGACGCTGTGGTGGGGGGGGCGATGCTGGAGCGAGGCTTTCAGTTGAATCAGTAGCGAGTCGTTCATCTCGATCATCTGTTGCAGCAGCGGGTGGTCGTCGGGGTGCTGCAACGGATCCGGGGGCGGGAAGGTGTCCGGCAAACCGGCACTGCCCAACGCCTTGATCTCGACCACGCTGGACTCCCGTTCATCCAGAGTCCACTCACTGAGATGGACCCGATTGACCGGAACGAGGTTGTCGACCAGCTGGAACATGTTGGTGGCAAAACGCTCGTTGCCGGTGCTGGCGATCAGTTCACCCAGCTGCCAATAAAAGTGCGGATTTTCCATGTTGCGAAGACTGCCGGTCAGATTCATATCCTTGTCATCCTTGATGTAGAGCCATTGTCGAATCGTCTGCCGTGCATGCACCCGTGAAACGCCCACCCAGTCTTTTCTCCTTGAAATCGATCTGGAGCGGGATTTAAGCCTATGCATTTGTCCTACGTCTGTAGGGGAAAACAGGGACACAAAGTGCCACCATTTCCGAAAAAATGGCGTCACGTTTCTGTCAGATCAATGTGTAAGGTCACGTAGTCCGTGATTGTACGATCTAGTGCGAACCCCGAAATCCGGGGCTCGGACCGACGCGTCCCACAATTGCGAGGCGCTAGTCGGTAGCACCGAGTGGCGATTGTCCTACAGGATTTTCAGCCATTTCTTTCCGAACTTTTAGGGGGATCGCTGACTTATCCGGTCCTGTTGGTTCGCAGGATGGTGCGAAGTGGGCAGGGTTGTCCGGGTTTCACGTGTCACGCGGGTTTCGGGGCCGATGCTTGAATACGCGCCAAATCACGTGAGATGGATCTTATGAACCAATTTGCTGCCGACGCGGCGGACGGTCTGTCCGCGATTTCCGAGGCCTTCCCGCTGACTGCCGCCCAGCGCGACATCTGGCTCGACCAACTGCGTCAGGGAAACTCGCCGATGTACAACATCGGTGGTTATGTCGAACTGACCGGGCCGCTGGATCCGGCGCTGATGCAGGCAGCGCTTGAAGGGCTCGTGGCCCGGCATGACGCCATGCGCACCAGCCTGCTGCCGGGGGCCGGCGAGCATGGGCTGCCGTTGCAGCGTTTTGCCCAGACCATGCCGGTGCCGATGCCGGTGCACGACTTTCGCAGCCATCCCGATCCTTACGCCGCCGCGCGCCAGCTGACTCAGGAATGCATCGAGCAGCGGTTCACGCTGGGCGGCGGGCCGTTGTTCCGGTTTCGTCTGCTCTGGCTCGATGACGACTGCCATTGGCTGTCACTCCAGGCCCATCACTTGATTGTCGATGGCTGGGGTTTCGGCGAGATGCTCAAATCCCTCGACGAGATCTACAACGCGCTGGCGCTCGGGCAGCAGCCACCCGATTCGGCGCCGTCCTATGTCGATTTCATCCGTGATGATGCGCGGTATTTTCAGTCCGCCCGTTATGCCCGCGACCGTGCGTACTGGCTGGACAAATACCGGCATCGTCCCGAACCGCTGTTGTTGCCGCGCTATCAGGAACGCTTTGCCGGCGCTGCGGCACCGACGCGGATTTTCTCGCAGGTGTTTCCGGCACGCCTGCACGAGCGCATGAAGCAGGTGGCCCGAGAGTACGGCGCATCGGCGTTTCATGTGTTGCTGGCAGCGATTCATGTGTACTTCAGCCGCAGCGCCCAGCGTGACGAATGGGTAGTGGGCGTGCCGCTGCTCAACCGTTCCGGCGCCCGGTTCAAATCGACCCTGGGGCTGTTCACCCAGGTCAGCGCGGTGCGCATGGGGTTCGGCCGCGAGTTGGCGTTCAAGGCGCTGATCAAGGCGATTGGCGATGAGTTGAAACAGGATTTCCGCCATCAGCGATTCCCCCTCAGCGAGATGAACCGCGCACTCGGACTGCTGCGCGAGGATCGCTCGCAGCTGTTCGAGGTGACCGTGTCCTACGAGCGCGACGCGCATGAGTACCGCTACGGCGATGCGCAGGGGCGAGTGGTCAAAGTGTCGAACCACGAAGAGGGCACGCCGCTATCCGTGCACCTGCTGAGCAGCCGGGGCGACGACGAGGACAGTTTGTACATGGTGTACAACGAGGCCTACTTTGACGCCGATGAAATCGCGGCGCTGAGCGGGCGGTTGCTGTGGGTGCTGGAACAGGGGCTTGAAGAACCCGCGCTTGCGGTGGGCGATTTCAGCCTGAGCCTGCCGACCGAAACGGCGCTGTTGCAGCAGTGGAATGACACGCGCGCGGAATATCCTCAAGACCTGACCATCCACCAGCGCATCGAAGCGCAAGCCGCAATGCGACCGGATGCGGTGGCGGCAGAGTTGCAGGGCTTGCGGCTGACCTATGCCGAGCTGAACCGACAGGCCAACGCCCTGGCCCATCATTTGATTGCGCTCGGCGTGCGACCGGATGACCGCGTGGCACTCGTCGCCCGCCGAGGGCTGGACACACTGGTCGCGCTGCTGGCGATCCTCAAATCCGGCGCCGGTTACGTGCCGGTCGACCCGGCCCATCCGGCGGAACGGCTGAGCTATTTGTTGAGTGACAGTGCTCCGGTCGTGGTCCTGACCCAGCGCGATCTGCGCGAACGCTTGCCGGTGCTGGACGTGCCGGTGATCGAAATCGATTCGCGCGGCTGGCCGATCAACGATCTCAATCCCGACGTCTCGGGGCTGACCACCGCGCACCTGGCCTACGTGATCTACACCTCCGGCTCCACCGGGCAGCCCAAAGGCGTGATGGTCGAACATCACACGTTATCGAATCTGGTCGACTGGCATTGCGCGGCCTTCGATCTGTGCGCCGGTCGCCATACCTCAAGCCTCGCCGGTTTCGGCTTCGACGCCATGGCCTGGGAAGTCTGGCCCGCGCTGTGTGCCGGCGCGACCCTGCACCTGGCGCCGTCCCGCGACGGCGGCGAAGACATCGACGCGCTGCTCGATTGGTGGCGCGCGCAGCCGCTGGACGTGAGTTTCCTGCCGACCCCGATTGCCGAGTACGCCTTCAGCCGTCACCTCGAACACCCGACCCTGCGCACACTGCTGATCGGCGGCGATCGCCTGCGTCAGTTCAACCGCGAGCAGACGTTCGCGGTGATCAACAACTACGGCCCGACCGAAGCGACGGTGGTCGCCACTTCGGGCCGAATCGAACCGGGCCGGACGCTGCACATCGGCAAACCCGTGAGCAATGCCACGGCCTATCTGCTGGATGACCGACAGCGTCCGGTGCCGATTGGCGTTCCCGGTGAGTTGTACGTCGGTGGTGCCGGTGTGGCGCGGGGTTACTTCAACCGTCCTGAGCTGACCGCCGAACGTTTCCTCGACGATCCATTCAGCCGCCAGCCCAACGCGCGGATGTACCGCACCGGCGACCTCGCACGCTGGCGCCAGGACGGCACTATCGAATACCTGGGCCGCAACGACGATCAGGTGAAAATCCGTGGCGTGCGCATCGAGCCCGGCGAAATCGAAGCCGCGTTGAGCAGCCATGAATCCGTGCGCGATGCTGTGGTGCAGGTGCGCGACGGGCAGTTGCTGGCCTGGTTCACCGAACGCCAGCCGCTGGATATCACGCAGCTGCATGCTCACCTCAAGACCCGTCTGCCCAGCGTGATGCTGCCATCGGCCTACGTGCGCCTGACGGCGTTGCCGCTGACGGCCAACGGCAAACTGGATCGCCAGGCGTTGCCGGCGCCGGGGCCGGAGGCGTTGATCCGCCGCGAATATGAAGCTCCGCAAGGCGACGTCGAAATCCTCCTGGCACAGATCTGGGCCGACGTACTGCAAGTCGAAAAGGTCGGGCGTCACGATCACTTCTTCGAGCTGGGCGGGCATTCGTTGCTGGCGGTGAACCTGATCGAACGCATGCGTCAGCTCGGCATGAGCAGCGATGTGCGCGTGCTGTTTGGCCAGCCGACGCTGGCGGCACTGGCCGCATCGGTGGGCAGTGGCCGCGAGGTCGAAGTGCCCGCCAACCGTATTCCGGCGGGTTGCACGCAGATCACTCCGGACCTGTTGCCGTTGGTAGAACTGGATCAGGCCACCCTCGACCGGATCATCGCCACCGTGCCGCGCGGAGCGGCCAACGTGCAGGACATTTATCCGCTCGCGCCGTTGCAGGAAGGCATCCTCTACCACCACATCACCGCCGCGCAGGGTGATCCGTATCTGCTGCAATCGCAGCTGGCGTTCGACAGCGTCGAGCGGGTCGAGGCCTATGCGGCGGCGCTGCGTCAGGTCATGGCGCGCCACGACATCCTGCGCACTGCGGTGGTCTGGGAAGGTTTGACCAATCCGGTGCAGGTGGTGTGGCGCGAAGCCGAATTGCCGGTGCAAGAAATCGAACTCGATCCGGCGGAGGGCGATGTCCTCGCGCAACTGCACGCGCGTTTCGATGCTCGTCGCTATCGCATCGACGTCAGTCAGGCGCCGCTGATCCGGCTGATGTATGCCCGCGACCCGGCCCAAGGGCGGATCGTGGCGATTCTGTTGTTCCATCACCTGGCGCTGGATCACATTGCGCTGGAAGTCTTGCGCCATGAAATGCGCGCCAACCTGCTGGGCCAGAGTGAGCCCTTGCCGCCGGCGGTGCCTTACCGCAACTACGTGGCCCAGACCCGGCTCGGTGTCAGCGAGCAGGAACATGAAGCGTTCTTCCGCGAGATGCTCGCCGACATCGACGAGCCGACCTTGCCGTTCGGCTTGCAGGACGTGCAGGGCGACGGGCGCGGTATCGATGAAGCCGTACGCACGCTTGCGCCGGAACTGGATCGGCGTTTGCGCCTTCAGGCGCGACAGGCAGGCGTCAGCGTGGCCAGCCTGATTCACTTGGCCTGGGCGCAGGTGCTGGCGGCGACCTCGGGACAGGAACATGTGGTGTTCGGCAGCGTTTTTATGGGCCGGATGCAGGGCGGCGAGGGCTCCGATCGAGCGCTCGGGGTGTTCATCAATACCTTGCCATTGCGGGTGGACATGGACCGGGGCGCGCGCGATGCCGTGCGGCTGACCCACGCCCGACTGACCGACTTGCTCGGGCACGAACATGCGTCACTGGCGCTGGCCCAGCGTTGCAGCGGCGTTGCGTCGCCGGCGCCGCTGTTCAGTGCATTGCTCAACTATCGGCACACCGACCTTGAGGTGCAGGAATCAGCGTCGGATCCGGCCTGGCAAGGCATCCAGACCCTGGAGAACGAAGAACGCACCAACTACCCGCTGACCTTGAGCGTCGATGATCTGGGCAGCGCTTTGCAGATCACCACGCGGACCCTGATCAGCATCGGTGCGCAGCGCATCGGCGACTACGTGCAAACCGCGTTGCAGGCATTGGTTGATGCCCTTGAGCAGACACCGCAACAACCGCTGAATCGCTTGCCGATCCTGCCGGCGACGGAGCTTGAGCGACTGCTGGTCGAATTCAATGCCAGCGAAGTCGATTGCCCGCTCGATCAGCCGCTTCAGGTGTTGTTCGAGCAACAAGTACAGCGCAGACCTGAAGCCATCGCGCTACAGGCTGGCGAGCAACAACTGACCTATCGCCAGCTGAACGAACAGGCCAACCGTCTGGCGCATCATCTACGCGAGCACGGTGTGCAGCCGGATTCTCGGGTGGCGATCTGTGTCGAACGCAGCCTGGATCTGGTGGTCGGTCTGCTCGGCATTCTCAAGGCCGGCGGCGCCTATGTGCCGCTGGATCCCGACTATCCGCTGGATCGCCTGCATTACATGCTGCAGGACAGCGCGCCGGTTGCTGTGCTGGTACACGAGGCCACCCGCAATCTGTTGGGCGAGCCGGGTGTGCCGGTCATCGATTTCGACCGTTGCACCTGGCAGCACGCGTCCGCGGACAATCTGCAAATACCGGGTTTGAGCGCTTCAAACCTGGCCTACATGATCTACACCTCGGGCTCCACCGGCACGCCGAAAGGCGTGATGGTCGAGCACCGCAGTGCCTGCAACATGGTCCACTGGGGCTCGCAGATCAGCCCGCCGACCGAGCACGGCGCGCTGTTGCAGAAGGCGCCGTTCAGCTTCGACAGTTCGGTGTGGGAGATTTTCTGGCCACTGAGTTCCGGCCTGCGGCTGGTGCTGGCGCGGCCCGACGGCAACCGCGATTCGGCGTATGTGACCCAGGTGATTCGCGAACGGCAGATCACCGTGGTCAAGTTCGTGCCGGCGCTGTTGCAACAGTTCATCGAACAGGACGATGTCAGTCAGTGCACCAGCCTGACCGACGTGCTCAACGGTGGCGGTGAGCTGACGGCTGCACTGGCCCGGCGCGTCCGCGAGCGCCTGCCGTGGGTGCGTCTGCACAACGTCTACGGCCCGACCGAAACCACGGTCGACAGCACCGGCTGGACGCTGGAGCCGGATCAACCGCTGCCGGAGGCCGTGGTGCCGATCGGCAAGGCCCTGAGCAACACCCGGCTCTATGTGCTGGATGCCCACGATCAACCGGTGCCGTTCGGTGTCAGCGGACATTTGCACATCGGCGGGGTCGGGGTTGCACGGGGTTATCGGGGGTTACCAGCCATGCAAGCCGAGCGCTTCATCGACAGCCCGTTCGTGGCCGGTGATCGCCTGTACCGCACCGGCGATCTGGTGCGCTACCGCGCGGACGGCAACCTCGAATTCCTCGGGCGCAATGACTTCCAGATCAAGCTGCGCGGCCTGCGTCTGGAACCGGGGGAAATCGAGGCGCGACTGATCGAGCATGCGGCGGTGCGTGAAGCGGTGGTGCTGGTGCGGGACGAGCGGCTGGTGGCGTATTTCACCGTGCGCGAAGGCTTCGACGCGCCCCCCATCGAAACCTTGCGTGCCCATGTGCTCGAGCGTTTGCCGGAGTACATGGCGCCGGGCGCTTACGTGAAGCTCGACGCGCTGCCCCTGACCCCCAACGACAAGGTCGACCGCAAAGCCTTGCCGGCACCGGGGGCAGAGGCGGTGCTCAGTCGCCGCTACGAGGCGCCCGAGGGCGAAGTCGAAATCCGGCTGGCGCAAATCTGGGCCGAAGTGCTGCAACTGGAGCAGGTCGGGCGCAACGACCACTTCTTCGAACTCGGCGGGCATTCGTTGCTGGCGGTCAGTCTGGTGGCGCGCATGCGTCAGGCCGGGCTGCACGTCGATGCGCGGACGCTGTTCAGCCAGCCGACTCTGGCCGCGCTGGCGGCTCAGACTTCGGCGCAGGCAAAACAGGTGGAAGTCCCGCAAACCACCATACCGACGCTCAACCGCAAACGCCGGCTCTGAGCCGACATCGGCGTCGATTCGCGGTTCCCGCGGATCGACGCCATGACTGGCCGGTCACGGGTCTTGTCCCCGCTTCCCATGTCAGACACCCAGGCCCCGATGTTTTAGCTTTTCCGGGCTGCGCGCGGCCGCACGGACTCGCCGCTGCGCGCTCTTTTTTCCCGAATTTACAGCAGGTTACCCCCATGCAATTTCGCGAGCTGATGGCTGTTATTTCCACCCATGCGATCCGCCTTCAACAGGACGATGAAGACCTGGTCATTCTGGGCAACGACGACGCGCTGGACGACGCGTTGTGGGACAGCCTCGCCAAACACAAGGCGCAGTTGCTGGAGCTGGTGGCGAGCCACGGCGGCGACTGGTCGAGTCCGGCGCTGCGCATTACCCCGGACATGCTGCCGCTGGTGGAACTGGATCAGCCGGCCATCGACTGCATCGTCGCCACCGTGCCGGGCGGCGTGGCGAACGTGCAGGACATCTATCCGCTGGCGCCGTTGCAGGAAGGCATGTTGTATCTGCACCTCGCGGCCGGCGAAGGTGATCTGTATGTGCAACAGGCGCAGTTCACCTTCGACAATCACCAGCGTCTCGATGCGTTTGCCCAGGCGTTGCAATGGGTGATCGACCGTCACGACATTCTGCGCACCTCGTTTGTCTGGGAACGCCTGGACGAGCCGGTGCAAGTGGTCTGGCGCCAGGCGCCGCTGGTCTGCGAAGAGGTGGAAGCCGACACGTCCAAGGACGTGTTCAGTCAGTTGCAGGCGCGCTATGACGCGCGCCACCTGCGCCTCGATCTGCAACAGGCGCCGCTGCTGCGTCTGGTGTACGCCCGGGATCCGGTGCAGGGCCGGATCGTTGCGTTGCTGCTGTTCCATCACATGATCATCGACCACGTGGCGCTGGATGTGGTGCGCCGGGAAATCCAGGCGTGGCTGCAAGGGCAGACCGAGCTGGTGGCGCCGGCGGTGCCGTTTCGCAATCACCTGGCGCGGACGCGCACGGCCCTCGACGAGCAGGCCCACGAAGCGTTCTTCCGCGAGATGCTCGGCGATATCGACGAGCCGACGTTGCCGTGGGGTTTGCAGGATGTTCACGGCGGCGGACAGGATTTCGAAGACGCGCAGCTGACGCTCAGCGACGCACTGAACCTGCGACTGCGCACGCAGGCGCGGCAGCTCGGTGTGAGCGTGGCGAGCCTGATGCACCTGGCGCTGGCGCGGGTATTGGGCCAGTTGTCCGGGCGCACCTCGGTGGTGTTCGGCACGGTGTTGCTTGGGCGGATGGAGGCGGGCGATGGCGGCGAGCAGGCGTTGGGCATGTTCATCAACACCTTGCCGCTGCGGGTCGATGTCGGTGCGCAAAGCGTCTACGACGGCGTGCTCGCCACGCACCGGCGGCTGAGCGCCTTGCTCGCCCATGAACAGGCGTCGCTGGCACTGGCCCAGCGTTGCAGCGCGTTGAATGCCCAGACGCCGTTGTTCAGCGCCATGCTCAACTATCGCCACAGCGCTGTCGGTGACGTTGCCGAGGTGATCGACCTGGCCCCCGGCGTTCGGGTCCTGAGTGGCAAGGAACCAACCAACTATCCGCTGACCCTGAGCGTCGATGACCTGGGCAGTGGTTTCCGGTTGTCCGCCATTGCCCCGAGCGGCATTGGCGCGGAACGGGTTTGCGGTTACGTACAAACCGCACTCGGCGCCTTGCTCGATGCGCTGGAGCAGTCGCCCGAGACGCGGATCAACCAGTTGCCGATTTTGCCGGCGCACGAGCGGCAGCAATTGCTGGTGGGCTTCAATGACAGCCGCGTCGATCTCGATCTGGAGCAGACCGTTCACAGTCTGTTCGAAGCTCAGGTCGAGCGCACGCCGCAGGTTATCGCGCTGCAGTCCGGCGAGCAGTCACTGACGTATGTTGAACTCAATGTACGGGCCAATCGCCTGGCTCACCGATTGCGTGAGCTGGGTGTCGGGCCGGATACGCCGGTGGCGATCTGCGTCGAACGCGGGCCTGAACTGGTGATCGGATTGCTGGGCATTCTCAAGGCTGGCGGCGCTTATGTGCCGCTGGATCCGGCCTACCCGGCGGAACGCCTGAACTACATGCTCAAGGACAGCGCGCCAATAGCGCTGCTGGCGCACGGCGCGACCCGGGCGATGTTCGAGGCGGGCGGCGTGCCATTGCTCGATTTCGATCAGGACCACTGGCAGGACTATCCCGAGCACAATCCTCAGGTGCCGGGCCTGAACGCTTCGAACCTGGCCTACGTGATCTACACCTCCGGCTCCACCGGCACGCCGAAAGGCGTGATGGTCGAGCACCGTGGCCTGGGCAATCTGCTTCATTGGAGTTCGCAGGTGTGCCCGCCCGTGGCGGACGGCGCCCTGTTGCAGAAAACCCCTTACAGTTTCGACGCGTCGGTCTGGGAGCTGTTCTGGCCGCTGACCGCCGGAATGCGTCTGGTGCTGGCGCGCCCCGATGCGCACTTCGAACCGGCGTACTTGACGCAAGTGGTGCGCGAGCAGCGTATCAGCGTGGTTCAATTCGTCCCGGCACTGTTGCAACAATTCCTCGATGTGAAAGACGTCAGCCAATGCACCCGTCTTACGGATGTTTTCTGTGGTGGCGGTGAGCTGACGCCAGAGCTGGCCCGCCAGGTGCGCGAACGTCTGCCGCAGGTGCGTTTGCACAACGTCTACGGCCCGACCGAAACCACCGTCGACAGCACGGTGTGGACGCTGGAGCCATCGATTCCGGTGCCAGAGGCGCTGTTGCCCATCGGCCGGCCCGTCAGCAATACCCGCTTGTACGTTCTCGACGATCAACTGCAACCGCTGCCGCTGGGCGTGGCCGGCGAGCTTTACATCGGCGGGGTACAAGTGGCGCGGGGTTACTTGAACCTTGCGTCGCTCACCGCCGAGCGCTTCCTTGACGATCCATTCAGCGATCAGCCGAACGCGCGGCTTTACCGCACGGGCGACCTTTGCCGCTACCGGGCCGACGGCAACCTTGAATACCTCGGTCGCAATGACGATCAGGTGAAGATTCGTGGCTTGCGTATCGAACTGGGCGAAATCCAGACGCGCCTGCTTCAACTCGACACCGTGCTCGCCGCCGAAGTGCTTGTGCGCGAAGACGTGGCTGGCGATCCACGGCTGGTGGCGTACTACACCGGTGAACCGCTGGAGATCGGCGAACTGCGCGGCCATCTGCTGGAGCAGTTGCCGGATTACATGGTGCCGACGGCGTTCGTCCATCTCGACGCCATGCCCCTGAGCCCCAACGGCAAACTTGATCGCAAGGCCTTGCCGGCCCCGGATCAAAGCGGCCAGTTGTTGCGCGGGTATGAGGCGCCGGTCGGTGATGTGGAATGTCGCATCGCCGGAATCTGGCAGACCCTGTTGAACGTCGAGCAGGTCGGGCGGCATGACAATTTCTTCGAGCTGGGCGGCCATTCCTTGCTGGCCGTGAAGCTGGTCGAGCGCATGCGCCAGCAGGAATTGAGCTGCGACGTGCGGGTCTTGTTCGGTCGGCCAACCGTGGCGGGACTGGCGGCAACCCTGGGCGCGTCGTCCAGTGTTCAGGTGCCGGTCAATCGCATCAGTTCTGACTGTAAATACATCACGCCAGACATGCTGCCCCTCGCCTCGCTGGATCAGGCCGGCATCGACCGGATCGTGGAAAGCGTCCCCGGGGGCGTCGCCAATGTGCAGGACATCTATGCACTGGCGCCGTTACAGGCGGGGATTCTGTATCACCACATGGCGGCAACTGCGGGCGATCCTTACGTGTTGCAGGCGCAGTTCGTGTTTGACGGAATCAAGTCGATCAAGGCGTTCGTGCGCGCCGTCAACGTGGTGATCGCGCGCCACGACATACTGCGTTCCAGTGTGGTCTGGGAAGGTCTCGAAGCGCCGGTGCAAATAGTCTGGCGTGCGGCGCCATTGGCGCTTGAGCGGGTGGATGACGAAGCACTGGAAGGCGACGTGCTGCAACAGATGCAGGCGCGTTTCGACCCGCGTCACTATCGTCTGAATCTCGGCCGCGCACCCATGATGCGCTTCGCCTACACCGAAGACCCGCAGCAAAAGCGCTGGGTCGGCATCCTGCTGATGCATCACCTGATGCTTGATCACACCGCGCTGGAAGTGCTGGTGCGCGAGATGAACAGCGTGCTGCACGGTCACGCCGCCGAACTGGCGGCCCCGGTGCAATACCGCAACTACGTCGCGCAGGCTCGGCTCGGCGCGGATGCCGAAGCGCACGAAGAATTCTTCCGCGACATGCTCGGCGATATCGACGAGCCGACCCTGGCGTTCGGCGTGCAGGACGTGCACGGCGATGGCAGTGCGGTGGTCGACAGCCAGCTCACCCTGGACACCTCGCTGGCCTTGCGTCTGCGCGAGCAGGCGCGGCGGCTCGGCATCAGTGTGGCGAGTCTGGCGCATCAGGCCTGGGCGCAGGTGCTGGCGCAGATTTCCGGCCGGGACGAGGTGGTGTTCGGCACGGTATTGCTGGGCCGGATGCAGGGCGGCGAGGGCGCCGACCGGGCGTTGGGCCTGTTCATCAACACTTTGCCGCTGCGGGTCAGCGTGACCGCCACAGCGGTGCGCGACAGCGTGCTCGCCACCCATGAACGGCTGGCGCAGTTGCTCGCCCATGAACAGGCGTCACTGGCGCTGGCCCAGCGTTGCAGCGGGGTTTCCGGCTCGTTGCCGCTGTTCGGCACGTTGCTCAACTATCGCCACAGCGCACCGCAGGCTGCGGGGCTGACGCTGGATGGCATTGAACTGCTCAGCTCCCGCGAGCGCAGCAACTATCCGCTGGTGGTCAGCGTCGATGACCTTGGCGAAGGCTTGCGTCTGAGTGTGCAAGCGGTGCCGGGCATCGATGGTGCGCGGGTCTGCGAGTACATCAATATTGCCTTCGACAGTCTGGTGCAGGCGCTGGAGCAGACGCCGCAACGGGGCGTCGATCAGTTGTCGATTTTGCCGCCGGATGAGCGTCGGGAGTTGCTCGTCGGGTTCAATGCTACCCAGCGGGATTATCCGTCGGGGTCGACGGTTCATGGTCTGTTTGAACAACAAGTGAAACTGCATCCGCAAGCCGTGGCGGCGGTGCATGGCAACGCGGCGTTGACCTATGAAGAGCTGAATCAACGGGCCAATCGCCTGGCCCATCACCTGATCGGGCAGGGCGTGCAACCGGGCGACCACGTGGCGATCCTGCTGCCGCGCTCGCTGGATCTG is a window from the Pseudomonas gozinkensis genome containing:
- a CDS encoding non-ribosomal peptide synthetase; this translates as MNQFAADAADGLSAISEAFPLTAAQRDIWLDQLRQGNSPMYNIGGYVELTGPLDPALMQAALEGLVARHDAMRTSLLPGAGEHGLPLQRFAQTMPVPMPVHDFRSHPDPYAAARQLTQECIEQRFTLGGGPLFRFRLLWLDDDCHWLSLQAHHLIVDGWGFGEMLKSLDEIYNALALGQQPPDSAPSYVDFIRDDARYFQSARYARDRAYWLDKYRHRPEPLLLPRYQERFAGAAAPTRIFSQVFPARLHERMKQVAREYGASAFHVLLAAIHVYFSRSAQRDEWVVGVPLLNRSGARFKSTLGLFTQVSAVRMGFGRELAFKALIKAIGDELKQDFRHQRFPLSEMNRALGLLREDRSQLFEVTVSYERDAHEYRYGDAQGRVVKVSNHEEGTPLSVHLLSSRGDDEDSLYMVYNEAYFDADEIAALSGRLLWVLEQGLEEPALAVGDFSLSLPTETALLQQWNDTRAEYPQDLTIHQRIEAQAAMRPDAVAAELQGLRLTYAELNRQANALAHHLIALGVRPDDRVALVARRGLDTLVALLAILKSGAGYVPVDPAHPAERLSYLLSDSAPVVVLTQRDLRERLPVLDVPVIEIDSRGWPINDLNPDVSGLTTAHLAYVIYTSGSTGQPKGVMVEHHTLSNLVDWHCAAFDLCAGRHTSSLAGFGFDAMAWEVWPALCAGATLHLAPSRDGGEDIDALLDWWRAQPLDVSFLPTPIAEYAFSRHLEHPTLRTLLIGGDRLRQFNREQTFAVINNYGPTEATVVATSGRIEPGRTLHIGKPVSNATAYLLDDRQRPVPIGVPGELYVGGAGVARGYFNRPELTAERFLDDPFSRQPNARMYRTGDLARWRQDGTIEYLGRNDDQVKIRGVRIEPGEIEAALSSHESVRDAVVQVRDGQLLAWFTERQPLDITQLHAHLKTRLPSVMLPSAYVRLTALPLTANGKLDRQALPAPGPEALIRREYEAPQGDVEILLAQIWADVLQVEKVGRHDHFFELGGHSLLAVNLIERMRQLGMSSDVRVLFGQPTLAALAASVGSGREVEVPANRIPAGCTQITPDLLPLVELDQATLDRIIATVPRGAANVQDIYPLAPLQEGILYHHITAAQGDPYLLQSQLAFDSVERVEAYAAALRQVMARHDILRTAVVWEGLTNPVQVVWREAELPVQEIELDPAEGDVLAQLHARFDARRYRIDVSQAPLIRLMYARDPAQGRIVAILLFHHLALDHIALEVLRHEMRANLLGQSEPLPPAVPYRNYVAQTRLGVSEQEHEAFFREMLADIDEPTLPFGLQDVQGDGRGIDEAVRTLAPELDRRLRLQARQAGVSVASLIHLAWAQVLAATSGQEHVVFGSVFMGRMQGGEGSDRALGVFINTLPLRVDMDRGARDAVRLTHARLTDLLGHEHASLALAQRCSGVASPAPLFSALLNYRHTDLEVQESASDPAWQGIQTLENEERTNYPLTLSVDDLGSALQITTRTLISIGAQRIGDYVQTALQALVDALEQTPQQPLNRLPILPATELERLLVEFNASEVDCPLDQPLQVLFEQQVQRRPEAIALQAGEQQLTYRQLNEQANRLAHHLREHGVQPDSRVAICVERSLDLVVGLLGILKAGGAYVPLDPDYPLDRLHYMLQDSAPVAVLVHEATRNLLGEPGVPVIDFDRCTWQHASADNLQIPGLSASNLAYMIYTSGSTGTPKGVMVEHRSACNMVHWGSQISPPTEHGALLQKAPFSFDSSVWEIFWPLSSGLRLVLARPDGNRDSAYVTQVIRERQITVVKFVPALLQQFIEQDDVSQCTSLTDVLNGGGELTAALARRVRERLPWVRLHNVYGPTETTVDSTGWTLEPDQPLPEAVVPIGKALSNTRLYVLDAHDQPVPFGVSGHLHIGGVGVARGYRGLPAMQAERFIDSPFVAGDRLYRTGDLVRYRADGNLEFLGRNDFQIKLRGLRLEPGEIEARLIEHAAVREAVVLVRDERLVAYFTVREGFDAPPIETLRAHVLERLPEYMAPGAYVKLDALPLTPNDKVDRKALPAPGAEAVLSRRYEAPEGEVEIRLAQIWAEVLQLEQVGRNDHFFELGGHSLLAVSLVARMRQAGLHVDARTLFSQPTLAALAAQTSAQAKQVEVPQTTIPTLNRKRRL
- a CDS encoding helix-turn-helix transcriptional regulator; translated protein: MNLTGSLRNMENPHFYWQLGELIASTGNERFATNMFQLVDNLVPVNRVHLSEWTLDERESSVVEIKALGSAGLPDTFPPPDPLQHPDDHPLLQQMIEMNDSLLIQLKASLQHRPPHHSVHQCNLVSRTSNRRCVISFYRPHTHRVFSLPELSFLKRLSDTLLPLIERHAHISRQAIARQPRTPQADQSQTPLQQVFDERLALGDITLSVREKEVCLGLLTGGTVPQMAEKLRVKNSSIETYLKRAAAKLGVSGRHGLAKWMAGA